Within the Metasolibacillus fluoroglycofenilyticus genome, the region AACTTTGTAGTTTGCAATATCCTCAAAACACTGCCATGGCTGAGAAATCAACTTGCGCTAGTGTTCCATATACCTTTTCAAACCAAATCCACGGAAAAAAAGTTATTTAATTTTAAATGCTTCCTTTTAAATAAGCGGGGCAGGTTAATTCAATAAGATATTTATGGATTTAATACACATTGAAATATTTGGATGAATCCTAAAAAAGTGTATAATATAATAATAATCTATAGAAAGTGAGTGATTTAATATGATAGTCAGCTCTTTACCTACATCAAAAAACAAACTTGAGGTGCGGAAGCTTTAATAATCTCAATAAAATTCTTCCGCATATACTATTGGAGGAAATGAAATGTTTAGTTATTATGGTGCATTAAGTACGGAAGTATATGATTTTACCAAACCTGTGGGGTATTCAATTGGCGGTGACATTGAATATTATCTTGAAAGATTAAAAGGAACGAAAGGGAAAATACTTGAAGCTGCTGTCGGTTCAGGCCGATTCTTAATTCCCCTACTTGAAAATGGATTTATTGTTGATGGTATTGATTATTCAACTGAAATGTTAGATTCTTGTCGAAAACGATGCAAAGAAAGAGGCTTAAATCCGAAGCTATATGAAGGGAACTTACGTAGTTTTTCTTTGGAATCAAAATATGAGGCGATCGTTATACCTACTGGCTCCTTTTGTTTAATCGACAATTTTACGGATGCTAAAAACGCTCTGAAATGCTTTTATAATCATCTAATGCCCGAAGGACGTCTAATAGTTGATTTGCTATTACCAAGTAATTGGCGTACAGAAGAAATTACTACTGCAACCTTTCCTCTTTCTAATGAAGAAGGCATTACATTAGAAAGCAGGTCAATTGAAATCAACTGGATTGACCAATATACCTTATCTTATTTAAAATACGAGAAATGGAGAGATGGTAAGC harbors:
- a CDS encoding class I SAM-dependent methyltransferase, giving the protein MFSYYGALSTEVYDFTKPVGYSIGGDIEYYLERLKGTKGKILEAAVGSGRFLIPLLENGFIVDGIDYSTEMLDSCRKRCKERGLNPKLYEGNLRSFSLESKYEAIVIPTGSFCLIDNFTDAKNALKCFYNHLMPEGRLIVDLLLPSNWRTEEITTATFPLSNEEGITLESRSIEINWIDQYTLSYLKYEKWRDGKLVDTELQKFAMRWYGMEEFKLILESVGFSDITCSADYSFKKQPSKDCQLITFEAVRK